In Tachysurus fulvidraco isolate hzauxx_2018 chromosome 3, HZAU_PFXX_2.0, whole genome shotgun sequence, a single window of DNA contains:
- the pbxip1b gene encoding pre-B-cell leukemia homeobox interacting protein 1b isoform X4, which translates to MANNNSTNSNSWTILAPEVKESGVESMGPLSDGQGKPHAELTVTQSSAFADIPTEQSHPPDSPQVTPLESSEDAAVLHSTTAKEETASSIPAHVETLTSLTPDHGEKGVDESAGQPLIDTESFSDSYTHIGPSLGSSSLLGVAEEEEGEEERISQGEKKEGTSEETVNEGDGLRRRNVSVLTPLYHRDDQQDEEEAEEEQFRHPLREGEGDIGFTLNKCIFGALILLGLGTIFFSGVLMDLDDEDADAKGMKYPEAKKERLNPDALEDIPGGVQPPEILDKMAKGYEQLAGLDEQLQEVELRAAQEVEEDTKERLWREELEAENQRIRKEMDKLPVLQKEYEQEKERVKRESERFIKELEALPVLQKELEHLRDKVTELTQNKASVQAGTPSAGQEEVPGSPGRKEKKDKKAPHKEKDLRTESKEWKKEKSVKIDEQGGKGKSTKDRKEWEKEEDKQGKHKGEGKNKQKEHKQEDTQRWKLDGEKRKLKERSGKGEWKGEKKEKYGEFVDRKGKEDKELKQKALKKEEDWKKDKQASRNNKEWKGKGEKKKDWKEGKDWVDEKERGVAGDEKYSERIQKEKTKKGKKEEHNDDVGKKQRGEKHQGKEGKEKDKPKSKQKTEGWKEEKKYKDKNPKKEEKMSSKGKHEASHHSYSDQKHSKDHVHVNYWDKQREKIRHFYGSTEECADVAACARAEGLAPVSQQDFETFVSGYLTKLQGQRDQTSRKEELSKLISEFFTNGVFVHDQIPFSEFVEDVEDILEDMADDDDDGDDDEDEELEKEMNGFATEAMENFVLREKEEEKRGGSGRKRMKG; encoded by the exons AGTACCACTGCAAAAGAGGAAACAGCATCCAGCATCCCTGCTCATGTTGAAACTCTGACTTCTTTGACCCCTGACCATGGAGAGAAAGGTGTTGATGAATCCGCAGGCCAACCCCTTATTGATACAGAATCATTCTCtgactcttacacacacatcgGCCCTTCGCTCGGGTCCTCTTCACTTCTCGGGGTtgcagaagaagaggaaggagaagaagagagaattTCACAAGGGGAAAAGAAGG AGGGTACGTCAGAAGAGACCGTGAATGAGGGTGATGGATTACGGAGGAGAAATGTCTCTGTCCTGACCCCTTTGTACCATCGAGATGACCAGCAGGATGAGGAAGAGGCTGAGGAAGAGCAGTTCAGACATCCactgagagaaggagaaggagacatCGGGTTCACTTTGAACAAGTGCATTTTTGGAGCGCTCATTCTTCTGGGCCTAGGCACCATATTCTTCTCtg GTGTGCTCATGGACCTGGATGAcg aagatgCTGATGCCAAGGGCATGAAGTATCCAGAAGCGAAAAAG gaGAGGTTGAATCCGGATGCTCTAGAAGACATACCTGGTGGTGTCCAGCCCCCAGAAATACTGGACAAAATGGCCAAGGGGTACGAGCAACTTGCCGGCTTAGATGAACAGCTTCAG gaagtggaatTAAGGGCTGCACAGGAAGTGGAGGAAGACACCAAGGAGAGACTGTGGAGAGAGGAGCTGGAGGCAGAAAACCAGAGGATAAGAAAAGAGATGGATAAACTGCCTGTCCTTCAGAAAGAGTACgagcaagaaaaagaaagggtaaagagagagagtgagaggttCATTAAGGAGCTCGAAGCACTTCCAGTATTGCAGAAAGAGCTGGAGCACCTAAGGGATAAAGTTACGGAGCTCACGCAGAATAAAG CGAGCGTGCAGGCTGGGACGCCCTCTGCTGGACAAGAAGAGGTACCTGGTAGTCCggggaggaaagagaaaaaggataaaaaagcTCCGCATAAAGAGAAAGATCTTAGGACAGAAAGTAAGGAgtggaagaaagagaaaagtgtAAAGATAGATGAGCAAGGTGGCAAGGGGAAAAGCACGAAGGATCGTAAAGAGTGGGAGAAAGAAGAAGACAAGCAAGGGAAGCACAAGGGAGAAgggaaaaacaagcaaaaagaacataagcAAGAAGATACCCAAAGATGGAAGCTtgatggagaaaaaagaaagcttaAGGAAAGGAGTGGGAAAGGGGAGTGGAAgggagagaagaaggagaaataTGGAGAGTTTGTTgacaggaaaggaaaagaagataAGGAGTTAAAGCAAAAAGCCTTGAAAAAAGAGGAAGACTGGAAAAAGGATAAACAAGCTAGTAGGAATAACAAAGAGTGGAAAGGGAAAGGTGAGAAAAAGAAGGACTGGAAAGAGGGAAAAGATTGGGTtgatgaaaaagagagaggtgtAGCAGGTGATGAAAAGTACAGTGAGAGAATCCAAAAGGAGAAAACCAAGAAAGGCAAGAAAGAAGAACACAATGACGAcgttggaaaaaaacaaagagggGAGAAGCACCAAGGGAAAGaggggaaagagaaagacaaaccgaaaagtaaacagaaaacggaaggatggaaggaggagaaaaaatacaaagacaAGAATCCTAAAAAAGAGGAGAAGATGAGCAGCAAAGGCAAACACGAGGCATCACATCATTCATACAGTGACCAAAAACACAGCAAAGACCACGTGCACGTCAACTACTGGGATAAACAGAGGGAGAAGATCCGTCACTTTTACGGGTCGACGGAAGAGTGTGCTGATGTCGCAGCTTGTGCACGCGCAGAGGGGCTTGCTCCCGTTTCCCAACAAGATTTCGAGACATTCGTCTCTGGTTATTTGACGAAACTTCAAGGACAAAGGGACCAAACTTCCAGAAAAGAGGAACTGAGCAAGCTAATCAGCGAGTTCTTCACTAACGGAGTCTTCGTCCACGACCAGATACCATTCAGTGAGTTTGTGGAGGATGTGGAGGACATTTTGGAAGACAtggcagatgatgatgatgacggcgatgatgatgaagacgaAGAGCTAGAGAAAGAGATGAATGGATTTGCAACAGAGGCAATGGAGAACTTTGTGCTTcgggagaaagaggaagagaaaagagggggaagtggaaggaaaaggATGAAAGGGTAA
- the pbxip1b gene encoding pre-B-cell leukemia homeobox interacting protein 1b isoform X1 encodes MANNNSTNSNSWTILAPEVKESGVESMGPLSDGQGKPHAELTVTQSSAFADIPTEQSHPPDSPQVTPLESSEDAAVLHSTTAKEETASSIPAHVETLTSLTPDHGEKGVDESAGQPLIDTESFSDSYTHIGPSLGSSSLLGVAEEEEGEEERISQGEKKGELWKSLREEGTSEETVNEGDGLRRRNVSVLTPLYHRDDQQDEEEAEEEQFRHPLREGEGDIGFTLNKCIFGALILLGLGTIFFSGVLMDLDDEDADAKGMKYPEAKKERLNPDALEDIPGGVQPPEILDKMAKGYEQLAGLDEQLQEVELRAAQEVEEDTKERLWREELEAENQRIRKEMDKLPVLQKEYEQEKERVKRESERFIKELEALPVLQKELEHLRDKVTELTQNKASVQAGTPSAGQEEVPGSPGRKEKKDKKAPHKEKDLRTESKEWKKEKSVKIDEQGGKGKSTKDRKEWEKEEDKQGKHKGEGKNKQKEHKQEDTQRWKLDGEKRKLKERSGKGEWKGEKKEKYGEFVDRKGKEDKELKQKALKKEEDWKKDKQASRNNKEWKGKGEKKKDWKEGKDWVDEKERGVAGDEKYSERIQKEKTKKGKKEEHNDDVGKKQRGEKHQGKEGKEKDKPKSKQKTEGWKEEKKYKDKNPKKEEKMSSKGKHEASHHSYSDQKHSKDHVHVNYWDKQREKIRHFYGSTEECADVAACARAEGLAPVSQQDFETFVSGYLTKLQGQRDQTSRKEELSKLISEFFTNGVFVHDQIPFSEFVEDVEDILEDMADDDDDGDDDEDEELEKEMNGFATEAMENFVLREKEEEKRGGSGRKRMKG; translated from the exons AGTACCACTGCAAAAGAGGAAACAGCATCCAGCATCCCTGCTCATGTTGAAACTCTGACTTCTTTGACCCCTGACCATGGAGAGAAAGGTGTTGATGAATCCGCAGGCCAACCCCTTATTGATACAGAATCATTCTCtgactcttacacacacatcgGCCCTTCGCTCGGGTCCTCTTCACTTCTCGGGGTtgcagaagaagaggaaggagaagaagagagaattTCACAAGGGGAAAAGAAGGGTGAGCTGTGGAAGAGTCTGAGAGAAG AGGGTACGTCAGAAGAGACCGTGAATGAGGGTGATGGATTACGGAGGAGAAATGTCTCTGTCCTGACCCCTTTGTACCATCGAGATGACCAGCAGGATGAGGAAGAGGCTGAGGAAGAGCAGTTCAGACATCCactgagagaaggagaaggagacatCGGGTTCACTTTGAACAAGTGCATTTTTGGAGCGCTCATTCTTCTGGGCCTAGGCACCATATTCTTCTCtg GTGTGCTCATGGACCTGGATGAcg aagatgCTGATGCCAAGGGCATGAAGTATCCAGAAGCGAAAAAG gaGAGGTTGAATCCGGATGCTCTAGAAGACATACCTGGTGGTGTCCAGCCCCCAGAAATACTGGACAAAATGGCCAAGGGGTACGAGCAACTTGCCGGCTTAGATGAACAGCTTCAG gaagtggaatTAAGGGCTGCACAGGAAGTGGAGGAAGACACCAAGGAGAGACTGTGGAGAGAGGAGCTGGAGGCAGAAAACCAGAGGATAAGAAAAGAGATGGATAAACTGCCTGTCCTTCAGAAAGAGTACgagcaagaaaaagaaagggtaaagagagagagtgagaggttCATTAAGGAGCTCGAAGCACTTCCAGTATTGCAGAAAGAGCTGGAGCACCTAAGGGATAAAGTTACGGAGCTCACGCAGAATAAAG CGAGCGTGCAGGCTGGGACGCCCTCTGCTGGACAAGAAGAGGTACCTGGTAGTCCggggaggaaagagaaaaaggataaaaaagcTCCGCATAAAGAGAAAGATCTTAGGACAGAAAGTAAGGAgtggaagaaagagaaaagtgtAAAGATAGATGAGCAAGGTGGCAAGGGGAAAAGCACGAAGGATCGTAAAGAGTGGGAGAAAGAAGAAGACAAGCAAGGGAAGCACAAGGGAGAAgggaaaaacaagcaaaaagaacataagcAAGAAGATACCCAAAGATGGAAGCTtgatggagaaaaaagaaagcttaAGGAAAGGAGTGGGAAAGGGGAGTGGAAgggagagaagaaggagaaataTGGAGAGTTTGTTgacaggaaaggaaaagaagataAGGAGTTAAAGCAAAAAGCCTTGAAAAAAGAGGAAGACTGGAAAAAGGATAAACAAGCTAGTAGGAATAACAAAGAGTGGAAAGGGAAAGGTGAGAAAAAGAAGGACTGGAAAGAGGGAAAAGATTGGGTtgatgaaaaagagagaggtgtAGCAGGTGATGAAAAGTACAGTGAGAGAATCCAAAAGGAGAAAACCAAGAAAGGCAAGAAAGAAGAACACAATGACGAcgttggaaaaaaacaaagagggGAGAAGCACCAAGGGAAAGaggggaaagagaaagacaaaccgaaaagtaaacagaaaacggaaggatggaaggaggagaaaaaatacaaagacaAGAATCCTAAAAAAGAGGAGAAGATGAGCAGCAAAGGCAAACACGAGGCATCACATCATTCATACAGTGACCAAAAACACAGCAAAGACCACGTGCACGTCAACTACTGGGATAAACAGAGGGAGAAGATCCGTCACTTTTACGGGTCGACGGAAGAGTGTGCTGATGTCGCAGCTTGTGCACGCGCAGAGGGGCTTGCTCCCGTTTCCCAACAAGATTTCGAGACATTCGTCTCTGGTTATTTGACGAAACTTCAAGGACAAAGGGACCAAACTTCCAGAAAAGAGGAACTGAGCAAGCTAATCAGCGAGTTCTTCACTAACGGAGTCTTCGTCCACGACCAGATACCATTCAGTGAGTTTGTGGAGGATGTGGAGGACATTTTGGAAGACAtggcagatgatgatgatgacggcgatgatgatgaagacgaAGAGCTAGAGAAAGAGATGAATGGATTTGCAACAGAGGCAATGGAGAACTTTGTGCTTcgggagaaagaggaagagaaaagagggggaagtggaaggaaaaggATGAAAGGGTAA
- the pbxip1b gene encoding pre-B-cell leukemia homeobox interacting protein 1b isoform X3, with product MANNNSTNSNSWTILAPEVKESGVESMGPLSDGQGKPHAELTVTQSSAFADIPTEQSHPPDSPQVTPLESSEDAAVLHSTTAKEETASSIPAHVETLTSLTPDHGEKGVDESAGQPLIDTESFSDSYTHIGPSLGSSSLLGVAEEEEGEEERISQGEKKGELWKSLREEGTSEETVNEGDGLRRRNVSVLTPLYHRDDQQDEEEAEEEQFRHPLREGEGDIGFTLNKCIFGALILLGLGTIFFSEDADAKGMKYPEAKKERLNPDALEDIPGGVQPPEILDKMAKGYEQLAGLDEQLQEVELRAAQEVEEDTKERLWREELEAENQRIRKEMDKLPVLQKEYEQEKERVKRESERFIKELEALPVLQKELEHLRDKVTELTQNKASVQAGTPSAGQEEVPGSPGRKEKKDKKAPHKEKDLRTESKEWKKEKSVKIDEQGGKGKSTKDRKEWEKEEDKQGKHKGEGKNKQKEHKQEDTQRWKLDGEKRKLKERSGKGEWKGEKKEKYGEFVDRKGKEDKELKQKALKKEEDWKKDKQASRNNKEWKGKGEKKKDWKEGKDWVDEKERGVAGDEKYSERIQKEKTKKGKKEEHNDDVGKKQRGEKHQGKEGKEKDKPKSKQKTEGWKEEKKYKDKNPKKEEKMSSKGKHEASHHSYSDQKHSKDHVHVNYWDKQREKIRHFYGSTEECADVAACARAEGLAPVSQQDFETFVSGYLTKLQGQRDQTSRKEELSKLISEFFTNGVFVHDQIPFSEFVEDVEDILEDMADDDDDGDDDEDEELEKEMNGFATEAMENFVLREKEEEKRGGSGRKRMKG from the exons AGTACCACTGCAAAAGAGGAAACAGCATCCAGCATCCCTGCTCATGTTGAAACTCTGACTTCTTTGACCCCTGACCATGGAGAGAAAGGTGTTGATGAATCCGCAGGCCAACCCCTTATTGATACAGAATCATTCTCtgactcttacacacacatcgGCCCTTCGCTCGGGTCCTCTTCACTTCTCGGGGTtgcagaagaagaggaaggagaagaagagagaattTCACAAGGGGAAAAGAAGGGTGAGCTGTGGAAGAGTCTGAGAGAAG AGGGTACGTCAGAAGAGACCGTGAATGAGGGTGATGGATTACGGAGGAGAAATGTCTCTGTCCTGACCCCTTTGTACCATCGAGATGACCAGCAGGATGAGGAAGAGGCTGAGGAAGAGCAGTTCAGACATCCactgagagaaggagaaggagacatCGGGTTCACTTTGAACAAGTGCATTTTTGGAGCGCTCATTCTTCTGGGCCTAGGCACCATATTCTTCTCtg aagatgCTGATGCCAAGGGCATGAAGTATCCAGAAGCGAAAAAG gaGAGGTTGAATCCGGATGCTCTAGAAGACATACCTGGTGGTGTCCAGCCCCCAGAAATACTGGACAAAATGGCCAAGGGGTACGAGCAACTTGCCGGCTTAGATGAACAGCTTCAG gaagtggaatTAAGGGCTGCACAGGAAGTGGAGGAAGACACCAAGGAGAGACTGTGGAGAGAGGAGCTGGAGGCAGAAAACCAGAGGATAAGAAAAGAGATGGATAAACTGCCTGTCCTTCAGAAAGAGTACgagcaagaaaaagaaagggtaaagagagagagtgagaggttCATTAAGGAGCTCGAAGCACTTCCAGTATTGCAGAAAGAGCTGGAGCACCTAAGGGATAAAGTTACGGAGCTCACGCAGAATAAAG CGAGCGTGCAGGCTGGGACGCCCTCTGCTGGACAAGAAGAGGTACCTGGTAGTCCggggaggaaagagaaaaaggataaaaaagcTCCGCATAAAGAGAAAGATCTTAGGACAGAAAGTAAGGAgtggaagaaagagaaaagtgtAAAGATAGATGAGCAAGGTGGCAAGGGGAAAAGCACGAAGGATCGTAAAGAGTGGGAGAAAGAAGAAGACAAGCAAGGGAAGCACAAGGGAGAAgggaaaaacaagcaaaaagaacataagcAAGAAGATACCCAAAGATGGAAGCTtgatggagaaaaaagaaagcttaAGGAAAGGAGTGGGAAAGGGGAGTGGAAgggagagaagaaggagaaataTGGAGAGTTTGTTgacaggaaaggaaaagaagataAGGAGTTAAAGCAAAAAGCCTTGAAAAAAGAGGAAGACTGGAAAAAGGATAAACAAGCTAGTAGGAATAACAAAGAGTGGAAAGGGAAAGGTGAGAAAAAGAAGGACTGGAAAGAGGGAAAAGATTGGGTtgatgaaaaagagagaggtgtAGCAGGTGATGAAAAGTACAGTGAGAGAATCCAAAAGGAGAAAACCAAGAAAGGCAAGAAAGAAGAACACAATGACGAcgttggaaaaaaacaaagagggGAGAAGCACCAAGGGAAAGaggggaaagagaaagacaaaccgaaaagtaaacagaaaacggaaggatggaaggaggagaaaaaatacaaagacaAGAATCCTAAAAAAGAGGAGAAGATGAGCAGCAAAGGCAAACACGAGGCATCACATCATTCATACAGTGACCAAAAACACAGCAAAGACCACGTGCACGTCAACTACTGGGATAAACAGAGGGAGAAGATCCGTCACTTTTACGGGTCGACGGAAGAGTGTGCTGATGTCGCAGCTTGTGCACGCGCAGAGGGGCTTGCTCCCGTTTCCCAACAAGATTTCGAGACATTCGTCTCTGGTTATTTGACGAAACTTCAAGGACAAAGGGACCAAACTTCCAGAAAAGAGGAACTGAGCAAGCTAATCAGCGAGTTCTTCACTAACGGAGTCTTCGTCCACGACCAGATACCATTCAGTGAGTTTGTGGAGGATGTGGAGGACATTTTGGAAGACAtggcagatgatgatgatgacggcgatgatgatgaagacgaAGAGCTAGAGAAAGAGATGAATGGATTTGCAACAGAGGCAATGGAGAACTTTGTGCTTcgggagaaagaggaagagaaaagagggggaagtggaaggaaaaggATGAAAGGGTAA
- the pbxip1b gene encoding pre-B-cell leukemia homeobox interacting protein 1b isoform X2 yields MANNNSTNSNSWTILAPEESGVESMGPLSDGQGKPHAELTVTQSSAFADIPTEQSHPPDSPQVTPLESSEDAAVLHSTTAKEETASSIPAHVETLTSLTPDHGEKGVDESAGQPLIDTESFSDSYTHIGPSLGSSSLLGVAEEEEGEEERISQGEKKGELWKSLREEGTSEETVNEGDGLRRRNVSVLTPLYHRDDQQDEEEAEEEQFRHPLREGEGDIGFTLNKCIFGALILLGLGTIFFSGVLMDLDDEDADAKGMKYPEAKKERLNPDALEDIPGGVQPPEILDKMAKGYEQLAGLDEQLQEVELRAAQEVEEDTKERLWREELEAENQRIRKEMDKLPVLQKEYEQEKERVKRESERFIKELEALPVLQKELEHLRDKVTELTQNKASVQAGTPSAGQEEVPGSPGRKEKKDKKAPHKEKDLRTESKEWKKEKSVKIDEQGGKGKSTKDRKEWEKEEDKQGKHKGEGKNKQKEHKQEDTQRWKLDGEKRKLKERSGKGEWKGEKKEKYGEFVDRKGKEDKELKQKALKKEEDWKKDKQASRNNKEWKGKGEKKKDWKEGKDWVDEKERGVAGDEKYSERIQKEKTKKGKKEEHNDDVGKKQRGEKHQGKEGKEKDKPKSKQKTEGWKEEKKYKDKNPKKEEKMSSKGKHEASHHSYSDQKHSKDHVHVNYWDKQREKIRHFYGSTEECADVAACARAEGLAPVSQQDFETFVSGYLTKLQGQRDQTSRKEELSKLISEFFTNGVFVHDQIPFSEFVEDVEDILEDMADDDDDGDDDEDEELEKEMNGFATEAMENFVLREKEEEKRGGSGRKRMKG; encoded by the exons AGTACCACTGCAAAAGAGGAAACAGCATCCAGCATCCCTGCTCATGTTGAAACTCTGACTTCTTTGACCCCTGACCATGGAGAGAAAGGTGTTGATGAATCCGCAGGCCAACCCCTTATTGATACAGAATCATTCTCtgactcttacacacacatcgGCCCTTCGCTCGGGTCCTCTTCACTTCTCGGGGTtgcagaagaagaggaaggagaagaagagagaattTCACAAGGGGAAAAGAAGGGTGAGCTGTGGAAGAGTCTGAGAGAAG AGGGTACGTCAGAAGAGACCGTGAATGAGGGTGATGGATTACGGAGGAGAAATGTCTCTGTCCTGACCCCTTTGTACCATCGAGATGACCAGCAGGATGAGGAAGAGGCTGAGGAAGAGCAGTTCAGACATCCactgagagaaggagaaggagacatCGGGTTCACTTTGAACAAGTGCATTTTTGGAGCGCTCATTCTTCTGGGCCTAGGCACCATATTCTTCTCtg GTGTGCTCATGGACCTGGATGAcg aagatgCTGATGCCAAGGGCATGAAGTATCCAGAAGCGAAAAAG gaGAGGTTGAATCCGGATGCTCTAGAAGACATACCTGGTGGTGTCCAGCCCCCAGAAATACTGGACAAAATGGCCAAGGGGTACGAGCAACTTGCCGGCTTAGATGAACAGCTTCAG gaagtggaatTAAGGGCTGCACAGGAAGTGGAGGAAGACACCAAGGAGAGACTGTGGAGAGAGGAGCTGGAGGCAGAAAACCAGAGGATAAGAAAAGAGATGGATAAACTGCCTGTCCTTCAGAAAGAGTACgagcaagaaaaagaaagggtaaagagagagagtgagaggttCATTAAGGAGCTCGAAGCACTTCCAGTATTGCAGAAAGAGCTGGAGCACCTAAGGGATAAAGTTACGGAGCTCACGCAGAATAAAG CGAGCGTGCAGGCTGGGACGCCCTCTGCTGGACAAGAAGAGGTACCTGGTAGTCCggggaggaaagagaaaaaggataaaaaagcTCCGCATAAAGAGAAAGATCTTAGGACAGAAAGTAAGGAgtggaagaaagagaaaagtgtAAAGATAGATGAGCAAGGTGGCAAGGGGAAAAGCACGAAGGATCGTAAAGAGTGGGAGAAAGAAGAAGACAAGCAAGGGAAGCACAAGGGAGAAgggaaaaacaagcaaaaagaacataagcAAGAAGATACCCAAAGATGGAAGCTtgatggagaaaaaagaaagcttaAGGAAAGGAGTGGGAAAGGGGAGTGGAAgggagagaagaaggagaaataTGGAGAGTTTGTTgacaggaaaggaaaagaagataAGGAGTTAAAGCAAAAAGCCTTGAAAAAAGAGGAAGACTGGAAAAAGGATAAACAAGCTAGTAGGAATAACAAAGAGTGGAAAGGGAAAGGTGAGAAAAAGAAGGACTGGAAAGAGGGAAAAGATTGGGTtgatgaaaaagagagaggtgtAGCAGGTGATGAAAAGTACAGTGAGAGAATCCAAAAGGAGAAAACCAAGAAAGGCAAGAAAGAAGAACACAATGACGAcgttggaaaaaaacaaagagggGAGAAGCACCAAGGGAAAGaggggaaagagaaagacaaaccgaaaagtaaacagaaaacggaaggatggaaggaggagaaaaaatacaaagacaAGAATCCTAAAAAAGAGGAGAAGATGAGCAGCAAAGGCAAACACGAGGCATCACATCATTCATACAGTGACCAAAAACACAGCAAAGACCACGTGCACGTCAACTACTGGGATAAACAGAGGGAGAAGATCCGTCACTTTTACGGGTCGACGGAAGAGTGTGCTGATGTCGCAGCTTGTGCACGCGCAGAGGGGCTTGCTCCCGTTTCCCAACAAGATTTCGAGACATTCGTCTCTGGTTATTTGACGAAACTTCAAGGACAAAGGGACCAAACTTCCAGAAAAGAGGAACTGAGCAAGCTAATCAGCGAGTTCTTCACTAACGGAGTCTTCGTCCACGACCAGATACCATTCAGTGAGTTTGTGGAGGATGTGGAGGACATTTTGGAAGACAtggcagatgatgatgatgacggcgatgatgatgaagacgaAGAGCTAGAGAAAGAGATGAATGGATTTGCAACAGAGGCAATGGAGAACTTTGTGCTTcgggagaaagaggaagagaaaagagggggaagtggaaggaaaaggATGAAAGGGTAA